The segment ATAATTCATATTACAGATTTGCATTTTTATGAATTTCCAAAAAATATGTTAAGTTTATTTAATAAACGGATATTAGGTTGTTTAAATTGGGAACTTAATCGTAAAAAGAGATTCGATTTCACACGTGTGGAACAGTTTTTAAAGGTACTCAATCAATATAAAAATTCTGCCGTAATGATATCTGGTGATTTAACTGTAACTGCTCATGAAAAAGAATTCTATCTTGCTAAGAGATTTATTGATAACATTCGTATGGGTGGTTTTCCCGTTTATGTTATTCCTGGGAATCATGACTACTACACGTTTGAGGCGGTTCGGAGAAGGCGATATGAAACCATCTTCAAGGAATATTGCCTATCAGATGCATATCCAACAGTTATTCCATCATCCGACGGCACATCACTCGTCTTTCTACACACTGTCCGTCCCAATATTATT is part of the Candidatus Hydrogenedens sp. genome and harbors:
- a CDS encoding metallophosphoesterase; this encodes IIHITDLHFYEFPKNMLSLFNKRILGCLNWELNRKKRFDFTRVEQFLKVLNQYKNSAVMISGDLTVTAHEKEFYLAKRFIDNIRMGGFPVYVIPGNHDYYTFEAVRRRRYETIFKEYCLSDAYPTVIPSSDGTSLVFLHTVRPNIISSRGEIDNEQIQKLKEIVSSLKSPSIVCGHYPILHQTPEYYSSYSRRLKNADSLRKVLIQTKVPLLYIAGHVHHYSLNRDEVNPLVTYLCSPPLFYSQQRNGGYCEITIENNQFHIQLKNLY